The following are encoded together in the Pseudidiomarina andamanensis genome:
- the ppnN gene encoding nucleotide 5'-monophosphate nucleosidase PpnN, producing the protein MRFKISPRGSMSLLSQLEINRLQQSSDEQLYRLFRNCCLAVLNAGSTTDSSEEIFEKYKDFDVNVLKCERGVQLELVNPPAEAFVDGKLIAGMQELVEAVLRDILFTGERYNAQTLDSADTHTLTHVVFDILRNAQVVQPNLEPNVIVCWGGHSINEVEYKYTKEVGYQLGLRSLNICTGCGPGAMKGPMKGATIGHAKQRIVDGRYLGFTEPGIIAAEPPNPIVNELVILPDIEKRLEAFVRCAHGIVIFPGGAGTAEELLYILGILMHPNNQRQVLPIILTGPESSRGYFEAIDDFIAATLGDDARKLYQIIIADPAEVAKTMTQGAQAVKEYRRDTGDSYCFNWTLHIDEAFQRPFVPNHDNVRNLNLHREQEPQALAADLRRAFSAIVAGNVKDDGIRAIRKHGVFEIHGETDMMKKLDVLLRAFVEQSRMKLPGSVYHPCYRVITD; encoded by the coding sequence ATGAGATTTAAGATTTCTCCACGCGGCAGCATGAGCTTGCTGTCGCAATTGGAAATTAACCGCTTACAACAAAGTAGCGACGAACAACTGTATCGCCTATTTCGCAACTGCTGCTTGGCGGTATTAAATGCGGGAAGTACGACCGACAGCAGTGAAGAGATTTTTGAAAAGTACAAAGATTTTGACGTGAATGTGCTTAAATGCGAGCGCGGTGTCCAACTTGAGCTGGTGAATCCACCTGCTGAAGCATTTGTGGACGGCAAACTTATAGCTGGTATGCAAGAACTGGTTGAAGCGGTGCTGCGTGACATTTTATTTACCGGTGAACGTTATAACGCACAAACTCTTGATTCAGCCGATACCCATACCCTCACCCACGTAGTGTTCGATATTTTGCGTAACGCGCAAGTGGTTCAACCGAATCTCGAGCCAAATGTGATTGTTTGTTGGGGTGGTCACTCAATTAACGAAGTTGAATACAAATATACCAAAGAAGTTGGTTATCAACTCGGCCTTCGTAGCCTAAATATTTGTACCGGTTGTGGCCCAGGCGCTATGAAAGGCCCAATGAAAGGTGCAACCATTGGTCACGCCAAACAACGTATTGTTGATGGCCGTTATTTAGGTTTCACTGAGCCAGGAATTATTGCCGCAGAACCACCAAATCCAATCGTCAACGAATTGGTCATTCTGCCTGATATCGAGAAGCGCTTAGAAGCATTTGTGCGCTGTGCGCATGGTATTGTGATTTTCCCAGGTGGCGCAGGCACAGCCGAAGAATTACTCTATATTCTCGGTATTTTAATGCATCCGAACAATCAACGTCAGGTGTTACCGATTATTCTGACTGGCCCTGAAAGCAGTCGTGGCTATTTTGAAGCTATTGACGACTTTATTGCGGCTACATTAGGTGACGATGCGCGTAAATTGTATCAAATCATCATTGCTGACCCAGCTGAAGTTGCGAAAACCATGACTCAGGGCGCTCAAGCAGTGAAAGAATATCGTCGTGACACGGGTGACTCGTATTGCTTTAACTGGACCCTGCACATTGATGAAGCGTTCCAACGTCCATTCGTGCCTAATCATGATAATGTACGAAACTTAAACCTTCATCGTGAGCAAGAGCCGCAAGCACTAGCTGCCGACTTACGCCGAGCGTTTTCAGCCATTGTCGCTGGTAACGTGAAAGATGATGGTATTCGTGCAATTCGCAAACATGGTGTGTTCGAAATACATGGCGAAACCGACATGATGAAGAAGTTGGACGTATTGTTGCGGGCATTCGTCGAACAAAGCCGGATGAAACTACCGGGTTCGGTATATCATCCATGTTATCGCGTCATTACTGACTAA
- the queF gene encoding NADPH-dependent 7-cyano-7-deazaguanine reductase QueF (Catalyzes the NADPH-dependent reduction of 7-cyano-7-deazaguanine (preQ0) to 7-aminomethyl-7-deazaguanine (preQ1) in queuosine biosynthesis), whose translation MKQELAHLNLGQPTQYPTHYDAALLQAVPRQLNRTPIGLEEGAQLPFHGDDIWHGYELSWLNHLGVPQVALAEFRVPCTSANLIESKSFKLYLNSFNESRWDSWADVQEQLAIDLSDCAGASVAVRLSTVQQAQRLAFGDLPGHCIDEQAIEIDCYDYNPELLQLSSNDIVSETLHSHLLKSNCLITNQPDWGSVLIRYHGPAIDHAALLRYIISFRHHNEFHEQCVERLYMDIKSRLKPTQLTVYARYTRRGGLDINPFRSDFEPTPQSVRLSRQ comes from the coding sequence ATGAAGCAAGAGCTTGCCCATTTAAATTTGGGACAACCCACACAATATCCAACGCATTACGACGCCGCACTATTGCAAGCGGTACCACGTCAGCTCAATCGCACACCAATTGGTCTTGAAGAAGGTGCTCAGTTACCGTTTCATGGCGATGACATTTGGCACGGTTACGAATTGTCGTGGCTAAATCACCTCGGTGTACCGCAAGTTGCCTTGGCTGAGTTTCGAGTGCCTTGTACCAGTGCCAACCTCATTGAATCAAAGTCATTCAAGCTCTATCTCAATAGCTTTAACGAAAGTCGTTGGGACAGCTGGGCTGATGTGCAAGAGCAACTTGCTATTGATTTATCGGATTGTGCAGGCGCCTCAGTAGCAGTTCGGCTTAGTACTGTCCAGCAAGCACAACGATTGGCCTTTGGCGATTTACCTGGGCATTGTATTGATGAGCAAGCCATCGAAATTGATTGTTACGACTATAATCCTGAGCTGTTGCAGTTAAGCTCAAACGACATCGTGTCTGAGACCCTTCACAGCCACCTGTTGAAATCTAACTGCCTTATTACAAATCAGCCAGATTGGGGGTCGGTATTAATCCGCTATCACGGTCCGGCAATTGACCATGCAGCTCTTCTTCGCTATATCATCTCATTTCGACATCACAATGAGTTTCATGAACAATGCGTTGAACGGCTTTATATGGATATAAAATCGCGACTCAAACCAACACAGTTAACTGTTTACGCGCGTTACACACGCCGCGGTGGCTTGGATATAAATCCATTTCGTTCTGATTTCGAGCCAACACCTCAGTCTGTGCGCTTAAGTCGCCAATAA